TGCACTCGAAGAGAAGAAAGGAAAGACTGGCTGCATTTTCAAGGATTTCAATTTTTACTTCAGAAGGAATTGGTTTTTGCGGGTTATGATAACCAATTGAATCCTTGAGAAACCTTGCACAAAGAAGCATCTTGGAAAAAGTCGGGTAGATTGCCTCATAAACATCCCTTGACGCATCAAATACCTCGTACTTTGTGAATGGGGAGGCTTTCTGCGGGAGAAGCTTCTGGAAATGTCTTGAATTTATATTTGAGGCAGGCAACCCTGAAGTTGAAACCTTGAGGTTTGAAACAATAGACTAAACAAAGGCGTGATTGATTTGTTGCATAATACCAACTAGGAGATTATTGAACCAAAAGCAGAATGAATATGTAAGTTGAAGTATATAAAGCTTGTGGTATTAAATAAATGATTGTGTATAAACACAGTTCCTCCACGAACAGATGCGCAGGCACTGGCATGAGCTGACTTTGAAGGAATAACAATCGCGAAGTGAATGTTTTTAATGCTGTTAGAAAGTCTCAAATAAAGGCATTATAAACATTGACGCCCTAACACAAAAAACAACAAGGCAAAAGCGGAAGTTATATCCTAAATTGCCTGGCGTGTTTTTGGAGGCGTTATTATGTCAAGCCCAACTATAGTTAAAACATCTGCTGACTTTCTTGGAATCAGGGGGCAGCATATTGCACCGACTTTTCTAAACACTCGTCTGCCAAGATACCAGATACTTGGGGGAGCCAGGTCAAAGCCTTTGATGATAGAACAGGCGCTTGGACTTACAAATGTTGTTAGAGAGGATGCCAAAGATGGAAAAGAAGTTGGCAGGGTAAGGATAATCACAGGAGACTACAACTACGAGATTGAAGGCAGGAAGGGGACTCTAAGGATAGCAGGCGGCGAAACCCTCATGGGCATGAGTGCCTGTGACATGACACAGCGGGAGTTTGCGGCAGCGGCACAAGGCGTTGAAGAAGGAAAAAATGTCTGCCAGATAAGGTCAGGGACATCGGGTGGCAATAACACAATGACACTTGAGCCACCTGTGATGGGGCTTGGGGACATTGTAATTTCAGACCAGAATATTGGAAGCTGCGGGGCAATAGAACAAGCACTTGGGTATTTTAGGCAAATATTGCCTGCCCGTGCTGGCACCGATGATTTGAAAAAATTCGTAAGCCAGTGGGAGGCTCTAGGGGGTAGCTTTACCAAAGACGGAAGATTTCTTATTATGAAAAACAGTCCTGCTGTCACAACTGCGCTTCAGGATGCAGCAAAAGGACTTGGATACAAGCACCATGTTGCAAGCACTTTTTCCAAGGAAAGCTTGTATGGGGAAGATGCACAGGAGATTATGTTTATGCTGCGTGAGAAATACAACGTGCTTGCAAGCGAGATGGAGCAGCTTCTAAATGCATTCATTGCCGCCTATTCAAAAGCAAAGTATGAGGCAAACATACTCACTGGAATGGTTGTTGCAGTGATAGGTGCTGTTCCTGGACCGGGCTTTCCTGACAAGAATAACAAGAAGGAAATGGCAAAGCAAGAGGAAACTGAAGTGAGGGCAGTAAAAATTGCCGCAGATGCTCTTGTGAGGCTTTCGTGGGACTTGGAAAGGCAGTGAAAAGCAAAATAAGCGGAAGCACGGACACCGGCGGCTTTTGTGTTCAAAGCTCCTTTTTCATCCTTTCTATTCCCGAAAGCGCCTCTTTTTTCATTTCCTCAAGTCTAGACCTGGCATCTGCAGGGGTTTTCTTGTCCTTGATGGCCTGCTGCACAAATTCCAAAAATTCGCTGTAGTGGGCTGCTGGATTTTTGCACCGTGTTCCCCAGTCAAATACTGCGCACTTCATATTTTTTCCCAGCCAGTCGCCATAAGTTGCCTTGGCGTATTCCCTGCTTTCATCAGGCATTATTGAATCTTTTTCCAAAAACCTCAGGTCCGTGCCATCAGGCATGAGATGAAAGAGCATTTCGCAGGCAAACAGGTTCACCTTGCACGAAGGATGCTGTGGCAGAATATGCGACTTTTCAAGTGCGGCAAGCTTTTGCGCCCCCTGCGGCGAGCCTGCAAGGGTAATGACTGTGATGCTTGCGATTTTTGTCCCCTTGCTTTCCGCCGCATCCAGAAGCATCTGGATGCCTTTTACAAGTGTTGAGCCTGTTGCAATCGTGTCGCCGATTATCACATGCGCGTTGTCAGGGAGGGACTCGAAGTTCTCATAGCCTGCTATTGCGCGAAACTGGCCGCCAGCCCCCTCAATGCGCTGCCGCTGGATTCCAATGAAACACTGGGGAAGGGCAACCCCAAACTCAGACTTGAAGCCAGCGTTGAGAAAATAATACAGGCCGCCGGACAGAAAGACAAGCTCGCAGACATTCTCAAGCTTGGCTCCGTTGACAACATGCTTTTTGAGAAGCCTTGCAAAAATTGATGCGTTTTTGTTCATTGCATCCTGGAGCGGCTTGCCTGCCAAGTGAGGCTTGTATAGGACATCCCTTGCCGCCTGCGAGCAGACGATAAAAGTACGCTGCGGCATGGAAGGGTTTGCAAGCCTGTACAGCCGGTAATCCTCGGTTTTTTCAACAAGACTGAAACATTCCAAAACTCACACCAAAAATAGGTTGGCAAGACAAGCTTTATATATTTAGATTGGCTAGGTTGTGGGAATAAAAGGAAAAATACAAATAAAGTTGAAAGGTAATCATATGAAGACGTTGTTTGGCTCAAGCAATCCGAATAGCAAAAATTTTGGAGAAAAAACTGGGCGGGCATGCAAACCAGGCGGCACAGGTAATGGAAGCAATAAAAAAAACAGTTTGTTTTTGAGCCTGTCAGTTATTCCGCCTGCGCCTGAAATGGAGATTGACACAAAGGTAATAGGGATGCTTTCCCATAAGCAAGAGTATAGACTGCTTGATATGGGCTGGCCTGTAAGCCTTCGCACAAAATCAGCTACGCGGACAGATTTAACAATGCAACTTTTCAAGAGCTTCGGGCTTTCATGCAAGGCAACTGTAGTTGGAAGCTGCAAGACAATGCCGACAAGCTTCGACAATGCCAGGCAGGAAAGCATAACGTACAGGAGAATAGGCATTGATGAGCCAAGCTTTACTCTTCTTGGCAAATTTGACCTAGTCAGGTTAAAAGTGCCGGCGCGCTGGAGTGGAAAAATGCATGGAAAGAGGCAGCGGCTTGCAAGCATGCTTGAGAATGGAGGCTTGCTTGCAGAGTGTGATGAAAAAACCAAGACAATTGAGCTTTTTGTGAAGATAAGCAACGAATTGCACAGGGTTTTTAGAGGCAGGCAGCAAGATTTGAAGGCTTGAGGAGCCGCGGCTGAAATGCCGAGAAATTGAGGCTCCCAAAATATCCTTGTTGGAGGAGCCGCCGCATTTACTGGAA
The DNA window shown above is from Candidatus Parvarchaeota archaeon and carries:
- a CDS encoding nucleoside phosphorylase; protein product: MSSPTIVKTSADFLGIRGQHIAPTFLNTRLPRYQILGGARSKPLMIEQALGLTNVVREDAKDGKEVGRVRIITGDYNYEIEGRKGTLRIAGGETLMGMSACDMTQREFAAAAQGVEEGKNVCQIRSGTSGGNNTMTLEPPVMGLGDIVISDQNIGSCGAIEQALGYFRQILPARAGTDDLKKFVSQWEALGGSFTKDGRFLIMKNSPAVTTALQDAAKGLGYKHHVASTFSKESLYGEDAQEIMFMLREKYNVLASEMEQLLNAFIAAYSKAKYEANILTGMVVAVIGAVPGPGFPDKNNKKEMAKQEETEVRAVKIAADALVRLSWDLERQ